The following are from one region of the Gossypium hirsutum isolate 1008001.06 chromosome D03, Gossypium_hirsutum_v2.1, whole genome shotgun sequence genome:
- the LOC107949832 gene encoding uncharacterized protein isoform X2, which produces MGDEVDSTSATGFILGDEFALENYYIGFGLMEDQDDHVPFPLLTNQEPHQPLTSLDRECNNNGAALHGSSDRCSAVSGPLSFTTTHGPDLDDQQLTLPSIAEIAITQHHQQHGQKMKNSAKHQLSCGTHSLSLDSDGYDTASSESVWDEMLQQSKLKIDHQISIQEPELGMEFSSEEDAYKFYKDYAKATGFSVRKGKYQWSSNGTARKRTFLCSNEGFRLSKTNSSALRYRRKETRPGCGAMV; this is translated from the exons ATGGGGGATGAAGTAGATTCTACATCTGCAACGGGTTTCATTTTGGGTGATGAATTTGCTCTTGAGAATTATtatattggttttggtttaatGGAGGATCAAGACGATCACGTCCCATTTCCCTTGTTGACTAATCAAGAGCCTCATCAGCCATTGACGTCTCTCGATCGAGAATGCAATAACAACGGCGCCGCCCTTCATGGCTCTAGTGATCGCTGCTCCGCCGTCTCGGGGCCTCTCAGTTTCACCACTACTCACGGCCCTGACCTCGATGACCAGCAGTTGACTCTCCCTAGCATCGCCGAAATCGCAATTACTCAGCACCACCAGCAACATGGCCAG AAGATGAAGAACTCAGCGAAACATCAATTGAGTTGTGGCACTCATTCTTTATCGTTAGACAGTGATGGCTATGATACCGCGTCGTCGGAGAGTGTCTGGGATGAGATGCTGCAACAATCGAAATTGAAAATTGATCACCAAATTAGTATTCAAGAACCAGAACTTGGGATGGAGTTTTCTTCCGAGGAGGATGCATACAAGTTCTACAAAGACTATGCTAAGGCAACTGGTTTCTCTGTGAGGAAAGGGAAGTATCAATGGTCGTCAAATGGAACAGCTAGGAAACGAACCTTTCTATGCTCGAACGAGGGGTTCCGGTTGAGCAAAACTAATAGCAGTGCACTAAGGTATAGAAGGAAAGAAACGAGACCTGGATGCGGAGCTATGGTTTAA
- the LOC107949832 gene encoding uncharacterized protein isoform X1 — translation MGDEVDSTSATGFILGDEFALENYYIGFGLMEDQDDHVPFPLLTNQEPHQPLTSLDRECNNNGAALHGSSDRCSAVSGPLSFTTTHGPDLDDQQLTLPSIAEIAITQHHQQHGQQKMKNSAKHQLSCGTHSLSLDSDGYDTASSESVWDEMLQQSKLKIDHQISIQEPELGMEFSSEEDAYKFYKDYAKATGFSVRKGKYQWSSNGTARKRTFLCSNEGFRLSKTNSSALRYRRKETRPGCGAMV, via the exons ATGGGGGATGAAGTAGATTCTACATCTGCAACGGGTTTCATTTTGGGTGATGAATTTGCTCTTGAGAATTATtatattggttttggtttaatGGAGGATCAAGACGATCACGTCCCATTTCCCTTGTTGACTAATCAAGAGCCTCATCAGCCATTGACGTCTCTCGATCGAGAATGCAATAACAACGGCGCCGCCCTTCATGGCTCTAGTGATCGCTGCTCCGCCGTCTCGGGGCCTCTCAGTTTCACCACTACTCACGGCCCTGACCTCGATGACCAGCAGTTGACTCTCCCTAGCATCGCCGAAATCGCAATTACTCAGCACCACCAGCAACATGGCCAG CAGAAGATGAAGAACTCAGCGAAACATCAATTGAGTTGTGGCACTCATTCTTTATCGTTAGACAGTGATGGCTATGATACCGCGTCGTCGGAGAGTGTCTGGGATGAGATGCTGCAACAATCGAAATTGAAAATTGATCACCAAATTAGTATTCAAGAACCAGAACTTGGGATGGAGTTTTCTTCCGAGGAGGATGCATACAAGTTCTACAAAGACTATGCTAAGGCAACTGGTTTCTCTGTGAGGAAAGGGAAGTATCAATGGTCGTCAAATGGAACAGCTAGGAAACGAACCTTTCTATGCTCGAACGAGGGGTTCCGGTTGAGCAAAACTAATAGCAGTGCACTAAGGTATAGAAGGAAAGAAACGAGACCTGGATGCGGAGCTATGGTTTAA
- the LOC107949831 gene encoding protein FAR1-RELATED SEQUENCE 9, with product MISRLVLKHNHSLVEGSYTRNQQALEDHWTKRTMGKTRMAQKAGDAICAKVRNADFSSHLSYLNQCNLNPEDIQGLINYFKQQQLEDPSFFYTLQVDAKSSLISFIWRDGRSKTNYQHFGDVVVLDTTFRVGSEGMICAPVLGLNHHRQYVLLGCALLLDESLDSFMWLFGTLMAAMDGLQPKTILTNECQAMADAIKEVLPDTQHHLGMWYIQQTIEEYLPEPHHQSAFRNLLDKCIFDCQSEEEFDMLWNSLVDQYKLHENERLKTLYMLRKKWSPVFAGSTFFAGIQSADGWKAIRTIFQSLMKENMTLLKFAHRYQTVAKERRTKEIDDDLCCKKMSPLMIQNDSTLEKQAADVYTYTIFKLFQDELRGCLSVAIKDMGKTGTVASFKLKEEGQKDNIVKFCDSSNQITCSCKKYESMGILCVHILKVLNAKNVFKLPSQYILKRWTKSATDGNVLNHQKSLKMKKLMQKALHVITKSLASEDSYKIVEDSLDIVLGKVENVLKTKHDGHRDKAKDVEILNACNEGLETQTVLSAPPFQKEEAEHRIRSKSKRKLEDDVSEISCKSMDDCVLHSYPPRKATKGANNEGARAVSNHSYFAGDFLQQPACISPRPPLPSPSTLHQFKGFSKPMGNFQERKKQAQDVPVSRREMETMEMTIMARMKEMQEGILRAINETVKS from the exons ATGATCTCCCGCTTAGTTCTCAAACACAATCATAGCCTTGTCGAAGGTTCATACACTCGCAACCAGCAGGCCTTGGAAGATCATTGGACAAAGCGCACAATGGGGAAAACCCGAATGGCACAAAAGGCAGGGGATGCAATTTGTGCAAAAGTTCGCAATGCAGATTTTAGTAGCCACTTGAGTTATCTGAACCAATGTAATCTAAACCCTGAAGATATCCAGGGTTTAATCAACTACTTCAAGCAACAGCAGCTCGAGGATCCTTCTTTCTTCTACACATTGCAAGTCGATGCAAAAAGCAGCCTCATCAGTTTCATTTGGAGGGATGGCAGATCGAAAACAAACTATCAGCACTTCGGGGATGTCGTAGTTCTGGATACCACATTTCGAGTCGGGTCAGAAGGTATGATTTGTGCACCAGTTTTAGGGCTTAACCATCATCGGCAGTATGTCTTATTGGGCTGTGCTTTGCTGCTTGATGAAAGCTTGGATTCTTTTATGTGGTTGTTTGGTACTTTAATGGCAGCAATGGATGGTCTTCAACCAAAGACAATTTTAACTAATGAGTGTCAAGCAATGGCTGATGCAATAAAGGAAGTGTTACCTGATACACAACATCATCTTGGCATGTGGTACATTCAACAAACTATTGAGGAATATCTTCCTGAACCTCATCACCAGTCTGCATTCAGAAACCTTCTCGATAAATGCATCTTCGATTGCCAGTCCGAGGAAGAATTTGATATGTTGTGGAATTCTCTAGTGGATCAATACAAGCTGCATGAAAACGAACGCCTCAAGACCCTATACATGTTGAGGAAGAAATGGTCTCCTGTCTTCGCCGGAAGTACTTTCTTTGCCGGCATACAATCAGCAGATGGTTGGAAGGCCATTAGAACCATTTTCCAGAGCTTGATGAAAGAAAACATGACTCTGCTGAAGTTTGCTCATCGATATCAAACAGTAGCAAAGGAACGACGTACAAAAGAAATCGATGATGACTTATGCTGCAAGAAAATGTCTCCATTGATGATTCAAAACGACAGCACCTTGGAGAAACAAGCTGCAGATGTCTATACTTATACCATTTTCAAACTGTTCCAAGATGAGTTACGTGGATGCCTATCTGTGGCAATCAAGGACATGGGGAAAACTGGCACTGTTGCTTCATTCAAGCTGAAAGAGGAAGGTCAAAAGGACAACATTGTCAAGTTTTGTGATTCTTCGAATCAAATCACTTGCAGTTGCAAAAAATACGAATCTATGGGCATCTTATGTGTTCATATTCTTAAGGTATTGAACGCAAAAAATGTCTTCAAGTTACCTTCTCAGTACATATTGAAGCGATGGACCAAATCTGCCACAGATGGGAATGTTTTGAATCATCAAAAGTCACTGAAAATGAAGAAACTAATGCAAAAAGCTCTACATGTCATTACCAAAAGCCTTGCTTCTGAAGATAGCTATAAGATAGTTGAGGATTCTCTGGACATAGTATTGGGAAAGGTCGAAAATGTTTTGAAAACCAAACATGATGGACACCGGGATAAAGCAAAAGATGTTGAAATTCTTAACGCCTGTAATGAAGGTTTGGAAACTCAAACTGTGCTGTCTGCTCCACCGTTTCAAAAAGAAGAAGCAGAACATAGAATAAGAAGTAAATCAAAGAGAAAGCTCGAAGATGATGTGAGTGAGATAAGCTGCAAATCTATGGATGATTGTGTTCTCCATAGTTATCCTCCTAGAAAAGCAACTAAAG GAGCAAACAATGAAGGAGCAAGGGCAGTATCTAACCACTCGTATTTTGCAGGGGATTTTTTGCAACAACCTGCCTGCATTTCACCCCGACCTCCATTGCCTTCACCGTCAACTCTCCACCAGTTCAAAGGTTTTAGCAAGCCTATGGGTAATTTTCAG GAAAGAAAGAAGCAAGCACAGGATGTACCAGTGAGTAGAAGAGAAATGGAGACAATGGAAATGACAATAATG GCAAGGATGAAAGAGATGCAGGAGGGGATCTTAAGGGCTATAAATGAGACTGTGAAGTCTTAA